A genomic region of Sylvia atricapilla isolate bSylAtr1 chromosome 19, bSylAtr1.pri, whole genome shotgun sequence contains the following coding sequences:
- the SURF4 gene encoding surfeit locus protein 4 isoform X1 — MGHNDIMNTAEDFVDQFLRVTKQYLPHVARLCLISTFLEDGIRMWFQWSEQRDYIDGTWNCGYFLASIFVFLNLFGQLSGCILVLSRNFVQYACFGLFGIIALQTIAYSILWDLKFLMRNLALGGGLLLLLAESRSEGKSMFAGVPTMRESSPKQYMQLGGRVLLVLMFMTLLHFDMNFFSILQNIVGTALIILVAIGFKTKLAALTLVIWLFGINIYFNAFWTVPAYKPMHDFLKYDFFQTMSVIGGLLLVVALGPGGVSMDEKKKEW, encoded by the exons ATGGGCCACAACGACATTATGAACACCGCCGAGGACTTCGTCGACCAG TTCCTGAGGGTGACGAAGCAGTACCTGCCCCACGTGGCCCGGCTGTGCCTCATCAGCACCTTCCTGGAGGATGGCATCCGCATGTGGTTCCAGTGGAGTGAACAGAGGGACTACATCGATGGCACGTGGAACTGTGGCTACTTCCTGGCCTCCATCTTTGTGTTCCTAAACCTCTTCGGGCAGCTGA GTGGCTGTATCCTGGTGCTGAGTAGGAACTTTGTGCAATATGCCTGCTTTGGACTGTTTGGAATTATAGCATTACAG ACTATTGCATACAGCATTCTATGGGACCTGAAGTTCTTGATGAG GAATCTTGCCCTTGGGGGAggcttgctgctgcttctggctgAGTCTCGCTCGGAGGGGAAGAGCATGTTTGCTGGTGTCCCCACCATGAGGGAGAGCTCCCCAAAGCAGTACATGCAGCTGGGGGGGCGTGTGCTACTCGTCCTCATGTTCATGACACTGCTACACTTTGATATGAACTTCTTTTCT atTCTGCAGAACATTGTGGGCACAGCCCTGATTATCTTGGTGGCAATTGGCTTCAAGACTAAGCTGGCTGCCTTGACTCTGGTCATCTGGCTGTTTGGCATCAACATCTACTTCAATGCCTTCTGGACCGTCCCAGCCTACAAGCCCATGCACGACTTCCTCAAATACGATTTCTTCCAGACCATGTCTGTCATTGGAGGGCTCCTCCTCGTGGTTGCACTGGGTCCTGGTGGAGTCTCCAtggatgagaagaaaaaagagtggTAA
- the SURF4 gene encoding surfeit locus protein 4 isoform X2, with protein sequence MSDNRNILSFLRVTKQYLPHVARLCLISTFLEDGIRMWFQWSEQRDYIDGTWNCGYFLASIFVFLNLFGQLSGCILVLSRNFVQYACFGLFGIIALQTIAYSILWDLKFLMRNLALGGGLLLLLAESRSEGKSMFAGVPTMRESSPKQYMQLGGRVLLVLMFMTLLHFDMNFFSILQNIVGTALIILVAIGFKTKLAALTLVIWLFGINIYFNAFWTVPAYKPMHDFLKYDFFQTMSVIGGLLLVVALGPGGVSMDEKKKEW encoded by the exons ATGTCTGACAACAGGAATATTTTGAGT TTCCTGAGGGTGACGAAGCAGTACCTGCCCCACGTGGCCCGGCTGTGCCTCATCAGCACCTTCCTGGAGGATGGCATCCGCATGTGGTTCCAGTGGAGTGAACAGAGGGACTACATCGATGGCACGTGGAACTGTGGCTACTTCCTGGCCTCCATCTTTGTGTTCCTAAACCTCTTCGGGCAGCTGA GTGGCTGTATCCTGGTGCTGAGTAGGAACTTTGTGCAATATGCCTGCTTTGGACTGTTTGGAATTATAGCATTACAG ACTATTGCATACAGCATTCTATGGGACCTGAAGTTCTTGATGAG GAATCTTGCCCTTGGGGGAggcttgctgctgcttctggctgAGTCTCGCTCGGAGGGGAAGAGCATGTTTGCTGGTGTCCCCACCATGAGGGAGAGCTCCCCAAAGCAGTACATGCAGCTGGGGGGGCGTGTGCTACTCGTCCTCATGTTCATGACACTGCTACACTTTGATATGAACTTCTTTTCT atTCTGCAGAACATTGTGGGCACAGCCCTGATTATCTTGGTGGCAATTGGCTTCAAGACTAAGCTGGCTGCCTTGACTCTGGTCATCTGGCTGTTTGGCATCAACATCTACTTCAATGCCTTCTGGACCGTCCCAGCCTACAAGCCCATGCACGACTTCCTCAAATACGATTTCTTCCAGACCATGTCTGTCATTGGAGGGCTCCTCCTCGTGGTTGCACTGGGTCCTGGTGGAGTCTCCAtggatgagaagaaaaaagagtggTAA
- the STKLD1 gene encoding serine/threonine kinase-like domain-containing protein STKLD1: protein MALRRGLWVLEQLPPGALGTMLTAQLKTHQGAQKKYAIKQVECIDQHQAKVALKEAMDLLKLHHSNICTYKELFVTWNNQVSSLFLCLVMQHSGQGDLSALIEEKRQKSEKIRDKVVQKFLGQMVDALFYIHKQNIWHRNLKPSNILVTGEASFMLSDFSTEALMKDELKWKIRVEEESKSWMAPETFGFSFTEKSDIWSLGCVLLDMMSCFALNAGERNSLLQDIRGGSSCLEGVLILMQNGESRYLPFFPILLMMLQVEPRMRPTARDLVAVPFIRKCLTFAGDTSIKLKKSLSPTITDLLFQGGVESVLEFMQASWEIEEVQAKGIQHLASLVKDKSAFPYLLKCTEVITHAMKTHTASLDLQVEGCILLHEILSQALEQGVMMALDERVASCLLHTVRKHSENEVFISMLCTLLMMVSASEVAAENLRKVGIIPDLLSILRRFLHNDEICFSCCAVLWSLAVSGNSENNADKAVLASALPVTSAVLQEHLQNGVVAESACSALWALALQGCLTDSDYEPTAALLLDALRMNPERAVLVRNGCLALASLVRLSETAALAILLDPKGSGVELIKDEYHLHLEEPGVAEALCLLINEMVQYDEVMLDLRSQKMEKLLCEMKLQFPFSMEIQTLVGATLLKLRKEKRFV, encoded by the exons ATGGCCCTGAGGCGGGGGCTGTGG gtgctggagcagctcccgcCCGGGGCCCTGGGCACAATGCTGACAGCTCAGCTGAAAACACACCAGGGTGCCCAGAAGAAATATGCAATAAAGCAG GTTGAATGCATTGACCAACACCAAGCAAAGGTGGCCTTGAAGGAG GCAATGGATTTGCTAAAACTCCACCATTCTAACATCTGTACTTACAAGGAGTTGTTTGTGACTTGGAATAACCAG GTCTCATCTCTGTTCCTCTGCCTGGTAATGCAGCACTCAGGCCAAGGAGATCTTTCAGCTCTAATCGAGGAAAAGAGGCAGAAGTCAGAAAAGATAAGAGACAAG GTGGTTCAGAAGTTCCTGGGACAGATGGTGGATGCTTTGTTTTACatacacaaacaaaatatttggcaCAG AAATCTCAAGCCATCAAACATCCTTGTGACTGGTGAAGCATCCTTCATGCTGAGTGACTTCAGTACTGAAGCACTCATGAAAGATgagctgaaatggaaaataagagtGGAAGAAG AAAGCAAGTCTTGGATGGCTCCAGAAAcgtttgggttttctttcactGAGAAATCTGACATCTggtccctgggctgtgtcctccTCGATATGAtgagctgctttgctctgaaC gcaggagagaggaattCCTTACTGCAGGATatcagaggaggcagcagctgccttgaGGGAGTTCTGATCCTGATGCAGAATGGAGAAAGCAGatatttgcctttctttccAATTTTATTGATGATGCTGCAGGTTGAGCCCAGAATGAGACCCACAGCAAG GGATCTGGTTGCTGTTCCATTTATTAGGAAATGCCTGACTTTTGCTGGTGACACCTCAATAAAACTGAAGAAGTCTCTGTCTCCCACAATAACAGATCTGCTCTTTCAGGGAGGAGTTGAAAGTGTTCTAG AATTCATGCAGGCTTCCTGGGAAATTGAAGAGGTCCAGGCTAAAGGCATTCAGCACCTTGCCAGCTTAGTAAAGGATAAAAGTG CATTCCCCTATCTGCTGAAGTGCACAGAGGTGATCACTCATGCCATGAAGACtcacacagcttctctggattTACAAGTAGAAGGCTGCATTTTATTGCATGAAATTCTTAGTCAAG ctctggagcagggggTGATGATGGCCCTGGATGAGAGAGTGGCCAGCTGCCTGTTACACACAGTGAGGAAACATTCTGAAAATGAAGTGTTCATTTCAATGCTCTGCACCTTATTGATGATGGTTTCAGCCAGTG aAGTAGCCGCGGAGAACCTGAGGAAAGTTGGGATCATTCCAGACCTTCTGTCAATTTTAAGACGTTTTCTTCATAATGACGAGATCTGCTTCTCTTGCTGTGCCGTTCTCTGGAGCTTGGCTGTGAGTG GTAATTCAGAGAATAATGCAGACAAAGCAGTGCTGGCAAGTGCTCTCCCTGTCACCTCTGCAGTGCTTCAGGAACACCTCCAGAACGGAGTGGTTGCAGAGTCagcctgctcagctctgtgggcACTGGCACTCCAAG gctGCTTAACTGACAGTGACTATgagcccacagcagcactgttgCTGGATGCACTCAGGATGAACCCAGaaagagcagtgctggtgaGGAATGGCTGCCTGGCATTAGCCAGCCTTGTGAGGCTCTCAG AAACTGCAGCTTTGGCAATTCTGCTGGACCCAAAAGGCAGTGGAGTAGAGCTGATCAAAGATGAGTATCACCTTCACCTCGAGGAGCCAGGGGTGGCAGAAGCTCTGTGCCTGCTGATCAACGAGATGGTTCAGTATG ATGAGGTGATGCTGGATCTGAGGTcccagaaaatggaaaagctgctgtgtgaAATGAAACTCCAGTTTCCATTTAGCATG GAGATTCAGACCCTGGTGGGTGCAACACTTTTGAaactgaggaaggaaaaacGTTTTGTCTAA
- the REXO4 gene encoding RNA exonuclease 4, whose amino-acid sequence MAKLSPAEPQAAAPSGAACGKKKKRRRKKAALGDAAAPSGEARDKSKKRRNKWKIFGKAAARSKSPGKAAVLPPRNPQEFSSNWKALQEALKQKANDSNKPISVSQTDTKKKQPLKAAKSPEVPAVNGNGNVVKAKSTNKRDNGSAKVSPPLAKPESKKVTANKNLNGTKSNGKGCKKKKENDVVKEKDELEHKRRKAEEHVEQQPKEADIWFDDVDPKDIEAAIGPEAAKIARRNMGLETEQSQSVEQVLVKEKAFDGLTRAVAMDCEMVGVGPKGEDSILARVSIVNQFGKCVYDKYVKPTEKVTDYRTAVSGIRPQNINTGEDFEKVQKEVAEILKGRVLVGHALQNDLKVLLLDHPQKMIRDTQRYKPFKQRVKSSRPSLKLLCEKLLNVQVQTAEHCSIQDAQAAMRLYTLEKKKWEAAVKKKVYNKNCKT is encoded by the exons ATGGCCAAGCTGAGTCCTGCGGAGCCCCAGGCGGCGGCGCCGAGCGGCGCGGCCTGcgggaagaaaaagaagaggaggaggaagaaggcgGCCCTGGGGGACGCGGCGGCGCCGAGCGGCGAGGCCCGCGATAAGAGCAAGAAGAGGAGGAATAAGTGGAAGATCTTCGGGAAAGCGGCGGCCAGGTCCAAAAGCCCCGGCAAGGCGGCTGTGCTTCCCCCCCGCAACCCCCAGGAGTTCTCCTCCAACTGGAAGGCGCTGCAGGAG GCGCTGAAACAAAAGGCAAATGACTCCAACAAGCCCATCTCTGTGAGTCAAACAGATACCAAAAAGAAGCAGCCACTCAAAGCAGCCAAAAGCCCAGAAGTCCCAGCAGtcaatgggaatgggaatgtggTAAAGGCCAAATCCACAAATAAAAGGGACAATGGTTCTGCTAAAGTCAGTCCTCCTTTGGCCAAGCCGGAATCCAAGAAAGTTACAGCAAATAAGAACTTAAATGGCACCAAAAGCAACGGGAaaggctgcaaaaaaaaaaaggaaaatgacgTTGTGAAAGAGAAGGATGAGCTGGAACATAAGAGGAGGAAAGCTGAGGAACACGTGGAGCAGCAGCCCAAAGA GGCTGACATCTGGTTTGATGACGTTGATCCAAAAGATATTGAAGCAGCAATAGGACCTGAAGCAGCGAAAATTGCCAGAAGGAACATGGGACTTGAAACAGAGCAATCCCAGTCTGTGGAGCAGGTGCTGGTTaaggaaaaggcttttgatGG GCTGACCAGAGCCGTGGCCATGGACTGTGAGATGGTGGGGGTGGGCCCCAAGGGCGAGGACAGCATCCTGGCTCGGGTCTCCATCGTCAACCAGTTTGGGAAGTGTGTTTATGACAAGTATGTCAAGCCCACAGAGAAGGTGACAGACTACAGGACAGCTGTCAGTGGCATACGGCCTCAGAATATCAACACAG GTGAAGACTTTGAAAAGGTTCAGAAGGAGGTTGCTGAGATCCTGAAGGGAAGGGTTTTAGTTGGCCACGCCTTACAGAATGATCTAAag GTCCTACTTCTTGATCATCCTCAGAAAATGATAAGGGACACACAGAGATACAAGCCTTTCAAACAGAGAGTCAAG AGTTCCAGGCCGTCCCTGAAGCTgctctgtgagaagctgctcaATGTTCAGGTGCAGACAGCAGAGCACTGCTCG ATACAGGATGCACAAGCTGCTATGAGACTTTACaccttggagaaaaagaaatgggaagcTGCTGTTAAGAAAAAAGTTTACAACAAAAACTGTAAAACTTAA